Proteins from a genomic interval of Symmachiella macrocystis:
- a CDS encoding hybrid sensor histidine kinase/response regulator, with translation MDEEILQEFLAESMENLSQLDNEIVILEKRPDDDDLIASIFRTIHTIKGTCGFIGLTGLGSVAHATENVLGRMRDHELRVTPTSISLILEGVDEIKELLHGLETTGQEPVHDNSQLIARLDELMQSADGDAGDVPAEISEAPVEATPVAELITSPAVEDSKPVAAPTNMPEEAADPSKKSISDLSIRVNVDVLDSLMNLVGELVLTRNQLVQMVRGDDESIFAAPILHLNRVTTDLQEGVMKTRMQPIGNAWGKLPRLVRDLAQQTGKLIELDMRGAETELDRTVLDAIKDPLTHMVRNSADHGLESTADRRAAGKPETGLVRLNAFHEGGHVIICVDDDGAGINAERVRQKAVENGILTDATAAGMSEKDLVNLVFAPGFSTAKEISSVSGRGVGMDVVKTQIERIGGTVDLTSRRGIGTEVRIKIPLTLAIISALVVESGGYSFAIPQLTIVELVRVAAEDRHKIETINRNEVYRLRDRLLPLIHLDRELELDDEHAGEERDVNIVVVQAGDEQFGLIVSEVFDTEEIVVKPVGHLLKDIAIYQGTTILGDGRVIMILDVAGIAAQFDGGAIATETECQRGDADHELAGNTTTMLVFDAGGESTMAVPLSLVSRLEEFPTETIERTGERMVVQYRDNLLPLLPIDPTSSTDANDQIQPVVVFSEGDRSMGLVVKEILDIREEPLVIRMPSSRPGVLGTAIINNKATDVIDAQYYVEMADPDWFQKKSQSADERVLVIDDSVFFRQLVTTTLETAGYQVRVCNSAVDAVEAIENGEHFDLIISDIEMPMMDGYEFAQWYEQRCDDTRAPLIALTSLSGADLESRAQQAGFARCLTKLNTQQFLSCVQELCHQRGRQGASA, from the coding sequence ATGGATGAAGAAATCCTCCAGGAATTCCTTGCCGAGAGCATGGAAAATTTGTCGCAACTCGATAACGAAATCGTCATCCTGGAAAAGCGACCGGACGACGACGATCTGATTGCCAGTATTTTTCGTACGATTCATACGATCAAAGGGACCTGTGGTTTCATTGGATTGACCGGCTTGGGGTCCGTGGCGCATGCGACGGAAAACGTACTGGGCCGGATGCGCGATCATGAGCTGCGCGTCACACCCACGTCGATCTCACTCATCCTTGAGGGAGTCGACGAAATCAAGGAACTCCTGCACGGCCTGGAAACGACGGGTCAGGAACCGGTCCACGACAACTCCCAATTGATCGCCCGTCTCGACGAATTGATGCAGTCGGCCGATGGAGATGCGGGTGATGTGCCTGCTGAGATCAGCGAGGCTCCCGTCGAAGCAACGCCCGTGGCCGAATTGATAACATCACCAGCCGTTGAGGACAGCAAACCGGTAGCCGCACCGACAAATATGCCGGAAGAGGCTGCGGACCCTTCCAAAAAAAGCATCAGCGACCTGTCGATTCGTGTGAACGTGGATGTCCTGGACAGCTTGATGAATCTTGTTGGCGAGTTGGTTCTGACTCGAAACCAACTTGTGCAAATGGTTCGCGGCGACGACGAATCCATCTTTGCCGCTCCCATTCTGCACCTCAATCGCGTGACGACCGACCTGCAGGAAGGGGTTATGAAAACCCGCATGCAGCCGATTGGAAACGCCTGGGGCAAATTGCCGCGACTCGTGCGTGATCTGGCTCAGCAAACCGGGAAACTCATTGAATTGGACATGCGGGGCGCTGAAACGGAGTTGGACCGTACCGTGCTGGACGCCATCAAAGATCCGCTCACACACATGGTGCGCAATTCAGCCGATCATGGTCTCGAATCGACGGCGGATCGTCGCGCGGCGGGCAAGCCCGAAACCGGCCTCGTCCGGCTCAATGCGTTCCATGAAGGAGGGCATGTGATCATCTGCGTCGATGATGACGGAGCGGGGATTAATGCCGAGCGTGTGCGACAAAAAGCTGTGGAAAATGGCATCCTGACCGACGCAACCGCGGCTGGAATGTCTGAAAAAGATCTGGTCAACCTGGTGTTCGCTCCTGGTTTCTCAACAGCTAAAGAAATCAGTTCCGTATCGGGACGCGGAGTTGGTATGGACGTGGTCAAAACTCAAATCGAGCGGATTGGTGGAACGGTCGACTTGACGTCGCGCCGCGGGATTGGCACCGAAGTGCGAATCAAAATCCCACTGACGTTGGCAATCATTTCGGCGTTGGTCGTCGAGAGCGGCGGGTATTCCTTCGCCATTCCGCAACTGACGATCGTCGAACTGGTTCGTGTGGCCGCTGAGGATCGCCACAAAATTGAAACCATCAATCGCAACGAAGTTTATCGGCTGCGCGATCGGTTGTTGCCATTGATCCACCTGGATCGCGAATTGGAACTGGATGATGAGCATGCAGGCGAAGAACGGGATGTGAATATTGTTGTCGTCCAAGCCGGCGACGAGCAATTCGGCTTAATCGTTTCCGAAGTGTTCGATACTGAAGAAATCGTCGTTAAGCCGGTGGGACACCTGCTCAAGGACATTGCCATCTATCAGGGCACGACCATCCTCGGGGACGGGCGTGTGATCATGATTCTCGACGTGGCAGGCATTGCCGCTCAGTTCGATGGCGGGGCGATTGCGACCGAAACGGAGTGTCAACGCGGCGACGCGGACCATGAACTCGCCGGGAATACTACAACCATGTTGGTGTTCGACGCCGGCGGAGAGTCGACGATGGCCGTTCCGTTGTCACTCGTTTCACGCCTTGAAGAATTCCCCACAGAGACGATCGAGCGGACAGGCGAACGCATGGTTGTGCAATACCGCGACAACCTGTTGCCGTTGTTGCCAATCGATCCCACATCATCCACCGATGCGAATGATCAGATTCAACCTGTGGTCGTGTTCTCCGAAGGAGACCGGTCAATGGGGCTTGTCGTCAAGGAAATCTTGGACATTCGCGAAGAACCGTTGGTCATCCGCATGCCAAGTTCGCGGCCCGGTGTCCTGGGGACGGCGATCATCAACAACAAGGCGACCGATGTGATCGACGCTCAGTACTATGTCGAAATGGCCGACCCGGATTGGTTCCAGAAAAAGTCCCAGTCCGCAGACGAACGCGTGCTGGTTATCGATGACTCTGTATTTTTCCGGCAGTTGGTGACCACGACGTTGGAAACCGCGGGCTACCAGGTGCGCGTCTGTAACTCAGCGGTCGATGCCGTCGAGGCGATCGAAAACGGAGAACATTTCGATCTCATTATCTCGGACATCGAAATGCCCATGATGGACGGGTACGAATTTGCTCAATGGTATGAGCAGCGCTGTGATGATACGCGGGCGCCCCTGATTGCATTGACGTCACTCAGCGGTGCCGATTTGGAATCACGCGCACAGCAGGCAGGCTTCGCGCGATGTCTCACGAAGCTGAACACGCAGCAGTTCCTCAGTTGCGTCCAGGAATTGTGCCACCAACGAGGACGACAAGGAGCAAGTGCATGA
- a CDS encoding chemotaxis protein CheW, with the protein MSQSATLTAPSGRADSINDQLDYLNQFVSFSVDGQLLGVPVNSVQEVLNPQSITRTPKAKPEIAGLLNLRGQIVTAIDLRKRLKLPALKGDQQSMNVVVRFNDESYSLLVDEVGEVINVSGETLQPPPRNLDAHWKPITSGVYRLQHRLIVIINVTNLLDF; encoded by the coding sequence ATGAGCCAATCAGCAACCCTCACCGCGCCCTCGGGACGCGCCGACTCGATCAACGACCAACTCGATTACCTCAACCAATTTGTGTCATTTTCGGTCGACGGCCAATTGCTGGGCGTACCGGTCAACTCCGTACAAGAAGTCTTGAACCCGCAGTCGATCACCCGCACGCCCAAAGCGAAGCCGGAAATCGCGGGCCTGTTGAACCTGCGCGGGCAGATCGTCACAGCGATTGACCTACGAAAACGGCTAAAATTACCGGCGTTAAAAGGCGACCAGCAAAGCATGAACGTCGTGGTTCGCTTCAACGACGAGTCCTATAGCCTGTTGGTTGATGAAGTGGGGGAGGTCATCAATGTCTCGGGAGAAACCCTGCAGCCGCCACCCCGAAACTTGGACGCGCATTGGAAACCAATCACGTCTGGAGTCTATCGATTACAGCACCGATTGATCGTGATCATCAACGTTACGAATCTGTTGGACTTCTAG
- the cheB gene encoding chemotaxis-specific protein-glutamate methyltransferase CheB, with the protein MTQTSVRVLVVDDSAVVRGLLVRALDTDPYITVAGTAMHGLAALEFLRKTPVDVVVLDVEMPVMDGVTALRAILKEFHDTQVIMASSMTYAGAETTIQALTIGAAECIAKPVAKNAADSIAQLSQQLLPLVKALGQRNTQAATPGKPVLFTSTSTVAIPKVLVVGASTGGPKALSSLVAGLPVDFDLPILITQHMPPMFTPMLAKHLEKDGGRPCCEATNGMLIERGHTYVAPGGFHMAIDRQEKRMVTVLNEEPPEHFCRPSVNFLYRSAAQWYGQSTLAVMLTGMGEDGIEGARELSAVRAPIIVQDKATSVVWGMPAAIANAGLADQTLPLDLIPNAIQRICRQAMAVK; encoded by the coding sequence TTGACACAAACATCCGTGAGAGTATTGGTTGTGGACGATTCGGCTGTCGTGCGCGGACTATTGGTCCGGGCATTGGACACCGATCCCTATATTACGGTTGCTGGCACTGCCATGCACGGGTTGGCCGCATTAGAGTTTCTGCGAAAAACTCCCGTAGATGTTGTCGTCCTTGATGTGGAAATGCCTGTGATGGACGGCGTTACCGCGCTACGAGCCATTCTCAAGGAATTTCACGATACGCAGGTGATCATGGCCAGTTCCATGACCTATGCGGGCGCCGAGACGACCATCCAAGCGCTCACCATCGGCGCAGCTGAATGTATCGCCAAACCGGTTGCCAAAAATGCCGCCGACAGCATCGCCCAACTCTCGCAACAATTGCTGCCGTTGGTCAAGGCACTCGGGCAACGCAATACACAGGCGGCAACTCCTGGAAAACCAGTTCTTTTCACCTCCACATCGACCGTAGCCATACCAAAAGTCTTGGTCGTAGGCGCCAGTACCGGCGGCCCTAAGGCACTTTCATCGTTGGTGGCGGGACTGCCGGTCGACTTTGATCTCCCGATCCTCATCACCCAGCACATGCCGCCCATGTTTACACCCATGCTCGCCAAGCATCTGGAGAAGGATGGTGGACGTCCCTGCTGCGAAGCGACGAACGGCATGCTCATCGAACGAGGCCACACCTACGTGGCGCCGGGCGGATTTCATATGGCCATTGATCGCCAAGAAAAACGTATGGTGACCGTGCTCAATGAAGAACCACCGGAACATTTTTGTCGGCCCTCGGTCAATTTCTTGTACCGATCCGCCGCTCAATGGTACGGCCAATCCACATTGGCGGTGATGTTAACCGGCATGGGAGAAGACGGGATCGAAGGCGCCCGCGAGCTGTCCGCCGTCAGAGCCCCCATCATCGTGCAAGACAAGGCCACGAGCGTCGTCTGGGGCATGCCAGCCGCCATTGCCAACGCCGGTTTGGCCGACCAGACCCTCCCGTTGGATCTCATCCCCAACGCCATCCAACGCATCTGCCGCCAAGCAATGGCTGTGAAATAG
- a CDS encoding MFS transporter — MSDAAPATQSSHGEKYLFWACFIALIATAFGFMVRGVLIDEWGTQFGLDDVEKGQIAGVGVWPMGVSIILFSLVIDKIGYGRAMAFAFFAHIAYAVVVICAPMVLAPEGASAAEIAAGKSAGYWMLYIGNLIFALGNGTVEAVINPVVATLFSREKTKWLNILHAGWPGGLVLAGLLTIAMGDIDWRLKVGLIFLPVLTYGIMMLQCKFPLSERVAAGSGYREMLQEFGILGALIVTMLIVREVLGSVFGFSPTIQWAVVAAVVVPFGLYVRALGRPMFIFLLLIMIPLATTEIGTDSWITSLMEPEMATLGMNAAWVLVYTSFIMMVLRFFAGPIVHKISPLGLLALSCVIAAVGLLALSKAAGIMILAAATLYGFGKTFFWPTMLGVVSERFPKGGALTLNATGGVGMLGVGVLGAPFFGLLQEENVTDHLKQEQPAIYEQITTEKNSVFGPYTAVDPEKKEELPAAEKTTVDEYVLLSKKATLATVAIFPCIMLVCYLALIAYFKSKGGYTAEILAGHPDAEEAAKFTSGSEGPGEA; from the coding sequence ATGAGTGATGCTGCACCTGCAACCCAGTCCAGTCACGGCGAAAAGTATTTGTTTTGGGCCTGCTTTATCGCACTGATCGCCACCGCCTTTGGCTTCATGGTTCGCGGTGTGTTGATCGACGAATGGGGCACACAGTTTGGTCTGGACGATGTTGAAAAAGGACAAATTGCCGGCGTCGGCGTGTGGCCCATGGGGGTCAGCATTATTTTGTTCAGCTTGGTGATCGACAAAATCGGCTATGGACGAGCGATGGCATTCGCCTTTTTTGCTCACATTGCCTACGCGGTGGTCGTAATCTGTGCTCCGATGGTCTTAGCACCTGAGGGAGCATCTGCCGCTGAAATCGCGGCGGGCAAATCCGCCGGTTACTGGATGCTGTATATCGGAAACCTGATTTTTGCACTTGGGAACGGCACGGTCGAAGCGGTGATCAATCCGGTTGTGGCGACTTTGTTTAGCCGCGAAAAAACCAAATGGCTCAACATTTTGCATGCGGGTTGGCCGGGTGGACTTGTGTTAGCGGGACTGTTGACGATCGCGATGGGCGACATTGACTGGCGGTTGAAAGTCGGTTTGATTTTCTTGCCCGTATTGACCTACGGGATCATGATGCTGCAGTGCAAATTCCCTCTCTCAGAACGCGTAGCTGCGGGAAGTGGTTATCGCGAGATGCTCCAAGAATTCGGTATCTTGGGGGCATTGATCGTCACCATGTTGATTGTGCGTGAAGTTCTGGGAAGCGTGTTTGGCTTTTCTCCAACCATCCAATGGGCGGTTGTCGCAGCAGTGGTTGTGCCGTTTGGACTCTATGTCCGAGCACTGGGCCGGCCGATGTTTATCTTCTTGCTGTTGATCATGATTCCGTTGGCTACGACTGAGATCGGTACGGATAGCTGGATCACCAGTTTGATGGAACCGGAAATGGCGACGCTGGGGATGAATGCCGCTTGGGTGTTGGTCTATACGTCGTTCATCATGATGGTCTTGCGGTTTTTCGCCGGACCGATCGTGCACAAGATCTCTCCGCTGGGACTATTGGCGCTCAGTTGCGTGATTGCGGCTGTCGGTCTTTTGGCTCTCTCCAAGGCGGCGGGGATCATGATTCTGGCGGCGGCGACTCTCTATGGATTCGGGAAAACGTTCTTCTGGCCGACCATGTTGGGCGTGGTTTCGGAACGGTTCCCGAAAGGGGGCGCGTTGACGCTCAATGCGACGGGTGGTGTGGGTATGCTGGGCGTGGGCGTGCTGGGGGCACCGTTTTTCGGCCTGCTCCAGGAAGAAAACGTGACCGATCACCTCAAGCAAGAGCAACCTGCGATCTACGAACAGATCACCACCGAAAAGAATAGCGTCTTCGGTCCCTACACGGCGGTCGATCCCGAAAAGAAGGAAGAACTCCCCGCTGCGGAGAAGACGACTGTTGATGAATACGTCTTGCTCTCGAAGAAAGCGACGCTAGCAACCGTCGCGATCTTCCCCTGTATCATGCTGGTCTGCTACTTAGCGTTGATCGCCTACTTCAAGTCGAAGGGGGGCTATACGGCAGAGATTCTGGCCGGGCATCCCGATGCGGAGGAGGCGGCAAAATTCACCAGCGGCTCCGAGGGGCCAGGCGAGGCGTGA